A stretch of DNA from Anaerobacillus isosaccharinicus:
AAAATGTAACCCAGCAAGGTATCGGGGCATGGATCCCAGTCCAAGACCATGTTGCATTAAAGTTCTATTCAGCTAACCAGCCTCGTTAGCTTTGGTGTCATAACTTTGGTGTCAGACACCCTTCGTGGACATTTTTGTTAAAAAATCCACCTCAGGAGGACAATTCTTCTCCTAGTGGTGGATTTTTTAATGCTTTTGTCTATTTTTAGGTGTCTACCCGAACTCGCAAAACTCAGAAGATGGACATCAGGTACTTTTAAGCGGGGCCCACACCTTATTTTGGGAAGACCATTTCCCTCTACTTGAGAACAAGATTTGATGCTTGTTTTAAAAAGTCGATATCTTGGTAATAAGCATCTTTAACTAAAAGGTTTGGACCTAGGCATTTAACATCTTTACATTGGCATGATAGACTTCTGGCAATGTCAGTGCGGGTCCATTTACGGTAGGCTTCTATTAATGATGTGTCTTTTACATTCCCGAGGGAAGGTACATCACCGAAATCAGTCACTATAATTTCTCCATCAAAAATATTTACATTAAGCCTTGAGCGACCATCAGGATCATTACGGACTGTGACATTTTTTTCACGATAAAGGCGACTTAACAATGCTAAATCGGCTTTATTTTCACTACAAGCATAAAATGGAAGAGTTCCAAACAACATCCAGACATCTTCATTACGATGATTTAAAAGTCGTTCAATCCCATCTTGAAGCTCATGAATTGATGCAACCTCAAGTTTACTAGCAAAATCACTAGGATACATTGGGTGAACTTCATGGCGTTGGCAGCCCATTTCAACAATTTGATCATGAATTGCTTCTAAATGAGGGAGTGTTCGCTTATTGATCATGGTTTCCGCCGAGACAATCACGCCTTGAGAAGTAAGGGCCTTGGCGTTTTCAACCATTCGTGTAAAGTAATTTGCTCGTTGTTCATATGAAGGCTTTTTGTCCATCATCGCAAAGCCAATCTCAGCAAAATCATCAACACTCCCGTAGTTATGAGAGATATGGAGGACATCTAAGTATGGAACAATTTTCTCGTACCGACTTAGTTCTAATGTTAGATTTGAATTAATTTGTGTCCTAACCCCCCGTTCGTGGGCGTACTTCAAAAGAGGGACCACATAATCATCAACAGAGTTCATCGATAACATTGGTTCGCCACCAGTAATACTAAAGGAGCGTAAGTGGGGGATTTCATCTAATCGCCCAAGTAACAACTCTAATGGAAGTGGCGTTGGATCCTTTGATTGCAATGTATAACCAACAGCACAGTGCTCACAACGCATATTGCATAGCGTTGTTGTTGTAAATTCGACATTTGTTAATCTCATCTCACCGTATTCTTCTATATCCATATACGCTTCCCACGGATCGTAGGAAGGAGTAATAGCTTTCATAGTTTTCAAACGTAACTTCCTTTCTATTACTAGTCTGTATTACATTTTAAAAGGTAAACTGTAAAATGTAAAATTTATATGTTGTTAGTAGGCATTCTTTAGTCAAAATTAAAATCAACTCTTATATTTTACATGATTTAAAATACGTATGAGTAAAAACTTTGTTTTCAGAGCAAAACAGTACTATACTTAGAAAGTATAGACGTGAAAGGGGTAGTTTTAATTTGGGTAATTCAATAAGTGATCAAAAAGAACAACTAAATTTTTTATATGGGAAAATGGAGCTTTTAATGACAATGTTAGATTCCATTGAGCCTGAAGCAGCAGGGGTTGAAGAAATCGACCGAATTATTGAGATGTTAGATGAAATTGAAAATAAATGTAAGAGATTTAGAAACGACTTAAAAGAAGACTAGAACACCATTTAAGGGAGAGGTATGTTTGATTTTATATTTAATTCGCCATGGACAATCTGTTGCAAATGAAAGTGGAATCATACAAGGTTGCAAAGAATTTCCTTTATCACAAGCTGGTCAAAAGCAGGCTAAGCTATTAGGGGAATTCTTTGCCTCAAAATCACTTGATTATATTTATTCAAGTGATTTAAAAAGAGCATTTGAAACAGCAAATGCTGTAAGTAACCACCATCCGCTAGACGTAATTGGCTGGGATAAAATCCGTGAAATCGGCTTAGGCCCCCTTGAAGGCAAAACTCGCCAGGAAATTTTTTTAGAGTATCCAGAAATTAAAGAAACTTCAATTTTAACCACAGGTTTAGCTGGAACGGAAACTGTAAGAGAGATTACGGAGCGATGCCAGTATGTCCTAGAGCAATTACTTTCGGGCCATAAACGTCATCAGATAGCCCTCGTTTCCCATGGTGGTTTTATTAGCATTTTTCTTATGTACTTAATGTTTGGCGAAACGTGGAACGATGTTCACCGTCCTTTTATTATTGGCAATACAGGTGTTTCTAAAATTGAATTCATTGAAACTGGTAAACCAATTTTTCATTATATTAATAACGATTCCCACTTATTGCTCGGTGATATGCAAAGTGAGAGTGTGCTATATTAGTAGTAATGTAGAATTATTGTTAGAGGTGCTTCGAAGACCGACCTCTTTTCATTAATTCTCCATTTTATGTTGGAACCGTTTTCATGTTTTTTCTAAATTTTTGGACAAATTATCATTTTGTCGTTGTATAATTATTAGTGGAATGAATTTCGTATTCATTTAAAAAAATATAATTTTTTGGTGTGGAAGGGGAAATTGGATTGGAAAAGTTTAAAGAAAGCATGTATAAGCTAATTGTTGAAACATCTACGAATCTTCCAAACGATGTACGTCGTGCCATCCTTCGGGCTAAACAGATCGAAAATGCTGGAACAACAGCAGCTTTATCACTTGGAACGATTACAAAAAATATAAGTATGGCGGATACAAATGTATCGCCGATTTGTCAGGATACAGGGATGCCGACGTTTGAAATTAAAGTACCTGTTGGGGCAAACCAAATTGAAATGAAAAAAGCAATTAAAGAAGCAATTGCTGAAGCAACAAAAAATGGGAAACTTCGTCCAAACTCGGTTGACTCATTAACAGGTGAGAATAGCGGGAATAACTTAGGTGGTGGAACACCGATTATCCATTTCGAACAATGGGAAAAAGATGAAATTGATGCTCGCCTAATTTTAAAAGGTGGCGGCTGTGAAAATAAAAATATTCAATACAGTTTACCAGCAGAAATTGAAGGACTTGGTAGAGCTGGGCGAGATTTAGATGGAATAAGAAAATGTATCCTTCATTCTGTATACCAAGCGCAAGGTCAAGGCTGTAGTGCTGGTTTTATTGGCGTTGGGATTGGTGGCGATCGTATCACTAGCTACTCTTTAGCGAAAGAACA
This window harbors:
- the yfkAB gene encoding radical SAM/CxCxxxxC motif protein YfkAB; protein product: MKAITPSYDPWEAYMDIEEYGEMRLTNVEFTTTTLCNMRCEHCAVGYTLQSKDPTPLPLELLLGRLDEIPHLRSFSITGGEPMLSMNSVDDYVVPLLKYAHERGVRTQINSNLTLELSRYEKIVPYLDVLHISHNYGSVDDFAEIGFAMMDKKPSYEQRANYFTRMVENAKALTSQGVIVSAETMINKRTLPHLEAIHDQIVEMGCQRHEVHPMYPSDFASKLEVASIHELQDGIERLLNHRNEDVWMLFGTLPFYACSENKADLALLSRLYREKNVTVRNDPDGRSRLNVNIFDGEIIVTDFGDVPSLGNVKDTSLIEAYRKWTRTDIARSLSCQCKDVKCLGPNLLVKDAYYQDIDFLKQASNLVLK
- a CDS encoding SE1561 family protein — encoded protein: MGNSISDQKEQLNFLYGKMELLMTMLDSIEPEAAGVEEIDRIIEMLDEIENKCKRFRNDLKED
- a CDS encoding histidine phosphatase family protein — translated: MILYLIRHGQSVANESGIIQGCKEFPLSQAGQKQAKLLGEFFASKSLDYIYSSDLKRAFETANAVSNHHPLDVIGWDKIREIGLGPLEGKTRQEIFLEYPEIKETSILTTGLAGTETVREITERCQYVLEQLLSGHKRHQIALVSHGGFISIFLMYLMFGETWNDVHRPFIIGNTGVSKIEFIETGKPIFHYINNDSHLLLGDMQSESVLY